The Halorhabdus sp. BNX81 genome includes a region encoding these proteins:
- a CDS encoding PHP domain-containing protein translates to MIVADLHVHTTRSDGTLPPEAVSDAAREADLRAVAVTDHDRLPPVDAPVVERDGVTLIAGMELRVTTGDQRLDLLGYGIDPTPALRAETERLQRDRIERARKIIDCVEDRLGVDLDLDCHGGIGRPHIARAIADTHAHYTVQDAFDQLIGTDQPCYVARDLPTVERGRALLEEAAALVGLAHPLRYDDPDAALAHAGSLDSIEREYPYERAVDRTPVDDAIATHDLLATGGSDAHGETLGAAGLGRAGYERVCTALDAVVSGT, encoded by the coding sequence ATGATCGTCGCTGACCTCCACGTCCACACGACGCGGTCCGACGGAACCCTCCCGCCAGAGGCCGTCAGCGACGCCGCCCGAGAAGCCGACCTCAGGGCAGTCGCCGTGACGGACCACGATCGGCTCCCGCCCGTCGACGCGCCGGTCGTCGAACGCGACGGCGTAACGCTGATCGCCGGGATGGAACTCCGGGTGACGACCGGCGATCAGCGACTCGATCTCCTCGGATACGGCATCGATCCGACGCCGGCGCTTCGTGCGGAAACCGAGCGCCTGCAGCGCGACCGTATCGAGCGTGCCCGGAAGATCATCGACTGCGTCGAGGATCGCCTCGGCGTCGACCTGGATCTCGACTGTCACGGCGGAATCGGCCGGCCACACATCGCACGGGCGATCGCCGATACCCATGCTCACTACACCGTCCAGGACGCCTTCGATCAGCTCATCGGCACGGACCAACCCTGTTACGTCGCCCGCGACCTCCCCACCGTCGAGCGCGGGCGGGCGCTGCTCGAGGAAGCAGCGGCGCTAGTCGGCCTTGCCCACCCGCTCCGGTACGACGATCCGGACGCCGCGCTGGCGCACGCTGGGAGTCTCGATTCGATCGAACGGGAGTATCCTTACGAGAGGGCGGTCGATCGAACGCCGGTCGACGACGCGATCGCCACTCACGACCTCCTCGCGACGGGCGGAAGCGACGCCCACGGGGAAACACTCGGGGCGGCGGGGCTTGGACGGGCGGGCTACGAACGCGTCTGCACGGCCCTGGACGCAGTGGTGTCCGGGACATGA
- a CDS encoding DUF6757 family protein: MQCHYCEREADVAVEKGDITVGVCEEHFREQMAELADGEWLETVQDDLDVEGIE; this comes from the coding sequence ATGCAGTGTCACTACTGCGAACGGGAAGCGGACGTGGCGGTCGAAAAGGGGGACATCACAGTGGGGGTCTGTGAGGAACACTTTCGCGAGCAGATGGCGGAGTTGGCCGACGGTGAGTGGCTCGAAACCGTCCAGGACGATCTCGATGTCGAAGGGATCGAGTGA
- a CDS encoding PIN domain-containing protein, with protein sequence MSFLDTSVIIDYLGDVDDVVAFVDDQDTLLTSSICVFEVLVGEVHAPGPTDIYQRRQDFGRVQAIEFSETVAIEAVRLQQELMADGVQLSPRDMMIAATARSTGAELVVADSDFDVDPLREYMNVRDLRSE encoded by the coding sequence ATGAGTTTTCTCGATACGTCCGTCATCATCGACTACTTGGGCGATGTCGACGACGTAGTCGCGTTCGTTGACGATCAAGATACGCTTCTCACCTCGAGTATCTGCGTCTTCGAAGTCCTCGTCGGCGAGGTCCACGCGCCCGGCCCGACCGATATCTACCAGCGACGCCAGGACTTCGGCCGCGTGCAGGCCATAGAGTTCTCCGAGACTGTCGCGATAGAGGCGGTGCGATTGCAACAAGAGCTGATGGCAGACGGGGTACAACTGTCCCCCCGGGATATGATGATCGCTGCGACGGCACGCTCGACGGGAGCCGAGCTGGTCGTCGCCGATTCGGACTTCGATGTCGATCCCCTCAGGGAGTACATGAACGTCCGCGATTTGCGCTCGGAGTAG